A region of the Pseudomonadota bacterium genome:
GCCATCTTGCGCATGACGCGACCGAAGACTTCCGTGCTGCCCAAGATTCGTTTTGCCGCGTCCGGCGTTTCGAGCGTTTCTTCGGCGACATGGATTTTGACGGACCTGCCTTCGACCTCCGCCCAGCCGAGGCGCACAACGTGCGGTCCCTTCTCGTTGAACGTCTTGCCAAAGCCCCGCTTTTTCGACGAGCCAGTCATGTTGCGGTTGGTCGCGAAATAGACGGTCACCATCGTCAAATCCCCCTTTGGAATCCCGCTGCGTTGGCGCTCTTCGTTTTTCGACGAATAGAGCCGGGTCTTCAATCCGACGAGTCGTCACGCGTCATCGAAACCCGCCTCGACAAAGTTGGCAAGTGCCGTGCACGAAGACGCGACAAACCTATCGGTCGATTGGCGTCTGTGTTCAGAGCTTCAGGATCGACATCGCGTTGGCGCCAATGATGCCTTCCTTTTCCTCGGCCGACAGCAGCGGCAACTCCATGACCCGCTCGATCGAGTGGTCCAGATCGTACCAGGGATAGTCCGAGCCCATCATCACACGTTCGGGACCGACATCTTTGATCAGTTGGGCGAGTTCAGTCTCCGTCGGCGCGTTTGTGCCGTCGGTCCATTCGATGATTTCGCAGCAATCGAAGAAGGCGTTTGCGTGGTTGTCGGCGATTTCGCGCGCCTGATCCCAGGTCGCGCCGCCCATATGGGCCAGCACGACGGTCAGGTCGGGAAACGCCTTCAGCATGTCGGCGAAACCGCGCGGTTCGGCGAAGCCGGCGCCAGCCGTGTCGGGGCCGGAATGGCCGATGACGGGAACGCCCAGTTCCTGGCACACCGCATAGGTCGGCCAGAGCCTTTCATCGGACATCGAAAAACCCTGGGACGCGCCGTGCAGCTTGACGCCCCGCGCGCCGTTCCGGGTGACCATGCAACGGACATGGGCAGCGCATTCGTCAGCGGAGAGCACGGAGACGTCGGCGGCGACAAACGGGACGATCTCGCCGTGGGCG
Encoded here:
- a CDS encoding amidohydrolase family protein, with the translated sequence MADPIMVDSHVHLFRSKEEGQADKDGYEIWEYGEKPHVCFSEAFGTVDEVMADLAATGISKAVVVNLFVGEAIRAEKRALVPESATGRERDDAYDRIDAELADELIAFNQWICDVSRAHGEIVPFVAADVSVLSADECAAHVRCMVTRNGARGVKLHGASQGFSMSDERLWPTYAVCQELGVPVIGHSGPDTAGAGFAEPRGFADMLKAFPDLTVVLAHMGGATWDQAREIADNHANAFFDCCEIIEWTDGTNAPTETELAQLIKDVGPERVMMGSDYPWYDLDHSIERVMELPLLSAEEKEGIIGANAMSILKL